One stretch of Pontiella desulfatans DNA includes these proteins:
- a CDS encoding type II secretion system F family protein, with protein sequence MANKKFKAKGALPVVRGARKIRLKELSLFTRQVSAMLSAGMPLVQTLSAMEAQTSDKNFKPVIGGIRSRVEGGAMYSEALAFYPTIFDELYISMVCAGEVGGILPETCARVASFLESSNKMRSKVKSAMMYPSVVMIVAIALSTALIMFIVPVFAEMFSGFGADLPGLTQALLDFSNLLTAYWYIATILIASVIFAFKKYYKTDKGQYNIDLMKLKFPILGELATKVSVSRFASTFAQLMHSGVQIMESLEIVGLATGNRVIGDSLLEARKHVEEGQPLSSALEPNKFYPRMLVHMLSAGEKTGQVEEMMDKVAEFYENEVETMLNGLTSMIEPLLMVFIGGIIGTIVVAMFLPIFKMGEVVGM encoded by the coding sequence ATGGCTAATAAAAAATTCAAGGCAAAGGGCGCACTGCCCGTCGTGCGCGGGGCGCGGAAAATCCGGCTCAAGGAACTTTCGTTATTCACCCGGCAGGTATCGGCCATGCTCTCGGCCGGCATGCCCCTGGTGCAGACCCTCTCCGCCATGGAGGCGCAGACCTCCGACAAAAACTTCAAGCCGGTCATCGGCGGCATCCGCAGCCGGGTCGAGGGCGGCGCCATGTATTCGGAGGCGCTGGCCTTCTATCCCACGATTTTCGATGAACTCTACATCAGCATGGTTTGCGCCGGCGAGGTGGGCGGCATCCTGCCCGAAACCTGTGCCCGCGTCGCTTCGTTCCTGGAATCGAGCAACAAGATGCGGTCCAAGGTAAAGTCGGCCATGATGTATCCATCCGTCGTCATGATCGTGGCCATTGCGCTTTCCACCGCCCTGATCATGTTCATCGTGCCGGTCTTCGCGGAAATGTTTTCCGGGTTCGGCGCCGACCTACCCGGATTGACGCAGGCCTTGCTGGACTTCAGCAACCTGCTGACCGCCTATTGGTATATCGCCACCATCCTGATCGCCAGCGTGATTTTCGCCTTTAAGAAATATTACAAAACCGACAAGGGGCAATACAACATCGACCTCATGAAGCTCAAGTTCCCGATCCTCGGCGAACTGGCCACCAAGGTTTCCGTCAGCCGCTTCGCCTCCACCTTCGCCCAGCTGATGCACAGTGGCGTGCAGATCATGGAATCGCTGGAGATTGTGGGGTTGGCCACCGGCAACCGGGTCATTGGCGACTCGCTGCTCGAAGCCCGCAAGCACGTTGAGGAAGGCCAACCGCTCTCTTCCGCGCTGGAGCCGAACAAGTTTTACCCGCGCATGCTCGTCCACATGCTCTCCGCCGGCGAAAAGACCGGGCAGGTCGAGGAGATGATGGACAAGGTGGCCGAGTTCTATGAAAACGAGGTGGAAACCATGCTCAACGGCCTGACCTCGATGATCGAGCCGTTGCTGATGGTCTTCATCGGCGGCATCATCGGCACCATCGTGGTCGCGATGTTCCTGCCGATCTTCAAAATGGGGGAAGTCGTGGGCATGTAG
- a CDS encoding GspE/PulE family protein, which yields MMHSSNSLMDCLKRIRPIEAEIYAEAEKEAELKNLPLERLLIEQGVVSDTDMALAMAEYLELSPITLSSFSPERELIELMPKEKWKELKAIPISKLGARLTIAMADPFDIVGRETIASGTQMELAPVVALEKEVEEALNAITDQPTQALEDILKDMADEGDVEVGKENLDDASLDEMLENAGEAPVIRIVNSILIEALRKGASDIHIEPMEKTIRLRNRIDGVLYESPSPPKNLQNAIISRLKIMSQLDIAERRVPQDGRFKIKALGKEVDVRMSMLPTVHGEKIVMRILDKTALAPNLGALGLDQLSLDNFTYALGQPYGMILVTGPTGSGKTTTLYSALQELNDTGTNIITTENPVEYQLDGINQVQINPVVGLTFAAALRSILRQDPDVVMVGEIRDGETATIAVEAALTGHMVLSTLHTNDAAGAIARLIDMGIEPFMLSSSLLLTQAQRLYRRLCPVCKKEIDIPYETLKKNRIDPSHMEGTQFYAKAGCPKCNNIGYKGRGGIMEILLINEAIRKTVLNNPEADAIAKMAVENGMRTLREAGLDRVREGMTSIEEIMRVTSEH from the coding sequence CTATGCCGAGGCGGAAAAAGAAGCGGAATTGAAGAATCTTCCGCTGGAGCGTCTCCTGATTGAGCAAGGCGTTGTTTCCGACACGGACATGGCGCTGGCGATGGCGGAATACCTCGAACTCAGCCCCATCACCCTTTCCTCTTTTTCGCCCGAACGAGAACTCATCGAGCTGATGCCGAAGGAAAAGTGGAAGGAATTGAAGGCCATCCCCATTTCCAAGCTGGGCGCACGCCTAACCATTGCCATGGCCGACCCGTTCGATATTGTCGGCCGCGAAACCATTGCATCCGGTACCCAGATGGAACTGGCCCCCGTGGTGGCCCTCGAAAAAGAAGTCGAGGAAGCCCTCAACGCCATTACCGATCAACCCACGCAGGCACTCGAAGACATCCTCAAGGACATGGCCGATGAAGGCGATGTCGAGGTGGGCAAGGAAAACCTCGATGACGCCAGCCTGGATGAAATGCTCGAAAACGCAGGCGAAGCCCCCGTAATCCGGATCGTCAACTCGATCCTGATCGAAGCCTTGCGCAAAGGCGCATCGGACATCCATATCGAACCGATGGAAAAGACCATCCGCCTGCGCAACCGCATCGACGGTGTACTCTACGAATCGCCCAGCCCGCCCAAAAACCTGCAGAACGCCATCATTTCGCGCCTGAAGATCATGTCGCAGCTCGATATTGCGGAACGGCGCGTCCCGCAGGACGGCCGCTTCAAGATCAAGGCCCTCGGCAAGGAAGTCGACGTCCGCATGAGCATGCTGCCAACGGTGCACGGGGAAAAGATCGTAATGCGTATCCTCGACAAAACCGCACTGGCCCCCAACCTCGGAGCACTGGGGCTCGACCAGCTTTCGCTCGACAACTTCACCTATGCGCTGGGCCAACCCTACGGCATGATCCTCGTTACCGGACCTACCGGTAGCGGCAAGACCACCACGCTCTATTCCGCCCTGCAGGAACTCAACGACACCGGAACCAACATCATCACCACCGAAAACCCGGTGGAATACCAGCTCGACGGCATCAACCAGGTGCAGATCAACCCCGTGGTCGGCCTCACCTTTGCGGCCGCCCTGCGCTCGATTCTCCGCCAGGACCCGGATGTGGTGATGGTCGGGGAGATTCGCGACGGCGAAACGGCGACCATTGCCGTGGAAGCCGCCTTGACCGGCCACATGGTGCTCAGCACGCTGCACACGAACGATGCCGCCGGCGCCATCGCCCGCCTGATCGACATGGGCATCGAGCCCTTCATGCTTTCATCCTCCCTTTTGCTAACGCAGGCGCAGCGCCTCTACCGCCGGCTCTGCCCCGTCTGCAAGAAGGAGATCGACATCCCCTACGAAACCCTCAAGAAAAACCGGATCGATCCCAGCCACATGGAAGGCACCCAGTTCTACGCCAAGGCCGGCTGCCCGAAATGCAACAACATCGGCTATAAGGGCCGCGGCGGCATCATGGAAATCCTCTTGATCAACGAGGCCATCCGTAAAACCGTACTCAACAATCCGGAAGCCGATGCCATCGCCAAAATGGCCGTGGAAAACGGCATGCGCACCTTGCGCGAGGCCGGACTCGACCGCGTCCGCGAGGGCATGACCTCCATCGAAGAAATCATGCGCGTAACCAGCGAACACTAA